The following coding sequences are from one Candidatus Abyssobacteria bacterium SURF_5 window:
- a CDS encoding HD domain-containing protein → MDKLFISALTEGERIVSHFLVQSKQLLTTKSGKPYISMILQDKTGSVSAKLWDSALEFYDTFKVNDVIKVDANAELYNKELQLVIKRLRLADPKEFDLADYLPHTDNNIDETFLELRAYAEQVANPHLKALLERFFDDQRFVKKFLKAPAARSIHHVFVGGLLEHTLSTVRLCEYLTTHYPALDADLLITMAILHDIGKIEELEALPSINYTEQGNLLGHIVIGIQMIDEKIAQISGFPPKLKMLVEHMVLSHHGQSEWGSPRPPMILEAEILHRADDLDVKVEIFTRALSDNRDPDSPWTAYQKALERILYKKPTYETDLSPEQSPG, encoded by the coding sequence ATGGACAAGCTATTCATTTCCGCATTGACCGAAGGCGAGCGCATCGTTTCTCACTTCCTGGTCCAATCCAAGCAACTCCTGACCACGAAGAGCGGCAAGCCATATATCAGCATGATCCTGCAAGACAAAACCGGCAGTGTCTCCGCAAAACTCTGGGATAGCGCTCTCGAATTCTATGACACCTTCAAAGTGAACGATGTCATCAAAGTGGACGCGAACGCGGAATTGTACAACAAGGAACTGCAACTTGTTATCAAGAGGTTGCGGCTTGCCGACCCGAAAGAATTTGATCTCGCGGATTATCTCCCGCATACCGACAACAACATTGATGAGACTTTCCTCGAGCTTCGCGCATATGCGGAACAGGTGGCCAATCCTCACTTGAAGGCGCTGTTGGAGAGATTTTTCGACGACCAGCGTTTTGTGAAGAAATTCCTCAAGGCGCCGGCCGCGCGGAGCATTCATCACGTTTTTGTGGGCGGTCTGCTCGAACACACGCTTTCGACCGTGCGCCTGTGCGAGTACCTGACAACCCACTACCCCGCTCTCGACGCGGATCTGCTCATCACGATGGCGATTCTGCATGATATTGGGAAGATTGAAGAGTTGGAGGCTTTGCCGTCAATCAATTATACGGAACAGGGCAATCTTCTCGGCCACATCGTCATCGGCATTCAGATGATAGACGAAAAGATCGCGCAGATATCCGGGTTCCCGCCGAAGCTCAAGATGCTCGTGGAACACATGGTTCTCTCACACCATGGCCAGTCGGAGTGGGGGTCTCCGAGGCCGCCGATGATCCTGGAAGCTGAAATCCTTCATCGGGCCGACGACCTCGACGTCAAGGTCGAGATTTTCACCCGTGCTCTCTCCGACAACCGCGACCCTGACTCCCCCTGGACTGCGTACCAGAAAGCGCTCGAGAGAATTCTTTACAAGAAGCCTACGTATGAAACCGATCTCTCTCCCGAACAGAGTCCGGGCTAA
- a CDS encoding pyridoxal phosphate-dependent aminotransferase → MALSERARCLKPSSTLAITAKAKAMRAEGINVIGFGAGEPDFDTPDHIKAAAIQAIKEGFTKYTDASGMPELKDAVAAKFRRDNGIDYERAEITIGCGAKQLIYNIFQVVCDPGDEVLIPSPFWVSYPEQVCLTGGIPSFVQTRNFKMTSDQFESAITPKSKLLVLNSPSNPTGAVYSRKELEAIGEVALRHRILILSDECYERILYDGNEHHSIASFDKGLKDLTFTVNAVSKTYSMTGWRIGYAGGPASYIKAIGNMTSQSTSNPCSISQKASIAALTGDYALVEVMLKEFDKRRRILSEGLNELLQDDTPPPAGAFYYFPSISFFVDRKLRGITIRTADDFCKVLLDVARVAAVPGTDFGDSTRVRFSFATSEKNIGEGLSRISDCVREA, encoded by the coding sequence ATGGCTCTTTCCGAAAGAGCGCGCTGTTTAAAACCGTCGTCGACGCTGGCGATCACGGCAAAGGCCAAAGCGATGCGGGCGGAAGGAATAAATGTTATCGGTTTCGGCGCCGGCGAACCTGATTTCGATACGCCGGATCATATCAAAGCCGCCGCGATCCAGGCGATAAAGGAAGGTTTCACAAAATATACCGATGCCTCCGGCATGCCGGAACTGAAAGACGCCGTGGCGGCGAAATTCAGGAGAGACAACGGCATCGACTACGAGCGCGCCGAGATCACGATCGGGTGCGGCGCGAAACAGCTTATCTATAACATCTTCCAGGTGGTGTGCGATCCGGGGGATGAAGTGCTGATCCCCTCCCCTTTCTGGGTGAGCTATCCGGAACAGGTATGTCTGACCGGCGGCATCCCGAGCTTTGTTCAGACGCGCAACTTCAAGATGACTTCAGACCAGTTCGAATCGGCGATCACGCCGAAGAGCAAGCTGCTGGTGCTCAACAGCCCCAGCAATCCGACAGGCGCGGTTTATTCAAGGAAAGAGCTTGAAGCGATCGGAGAAGTTGCGCTTAGACATCGCATCCTGATTCTCTCGGACGAATGCTATGAGAGGATTCTCTACGACGGCAACGAACACCACAGCATTGCGTCGTTCGATAAAGGGCTCAAGGATCTGACGTTCACCGTCAATGCGGTCTCAAAAACCTATTCGATGACGGGCTGGCGCATCGGCTATGCCGGCGGCCCCGCCTCCTATATAAAGGCCATCGGCAACATGACCAGCCAATCGACGTCCAACCCCTGCTCGATTTCGCAGAAGGCATCGATTGCAGCGTTGACGGGAGATTACGCTTTGGTCGAAGTGATGCTGAAGGAGTTCGATAAGCGGAGAAGAATTCTTTCCGAGGGCTTGAACGAGCTTCTGCAGGACGATACTCCTCCGCCCGCAGGAGCGTTTTACTATTTCCCCAGCATCTCTTTCTTCGTCGACAGAAAACTCAGGGGTATTACCATCAGAACGGCCGACGATTTTTGCAAGGTGCTGCTGGACGTGGCAAGAGTCGCCGCCGTTCCAGGGACAGATTTCGGCGATTCCACCCGGGTCAGGTTCTCCTTCGCCACGTCGGAAAAGAATATCGGCGAAGGACTGAGCCGGATTTCGGACTGTGTCAGAGAGGCATGA
- a CDS encoding homoserine dehydrogenase: protein MKEVGVGIIGLGVVGSGVYETLVRHSDEIARRTGIKLVIRKAADLDQSLRQRLGIPDGIFTTDAGELIKNDSVDVVVELIGGYSPAGDFIIESLNRKKHVVTANKALLAKQGAELVELAARNEVDLCFEASVAGGIPILKALREGLVANNIDYIYGIVNGTCNYILTRMTSEQMGFERALKEAQKKGFAEADPTLDIEGYDSAHKLAILASIAFNSRIDLADVHVEGISGITLEDVAHAEEFGYVIKLLAIAKLAGEQIEVRVHPTLVPKDSLLASIRDEYNGLLVHGDVVGTTMYYGKGAGKFPTSSAIISDLVDIGKNMSFKSPVRTQPFTYANNLSVKNIEDITSLYYIRFTALDNPGVLGQVSGVLGKHGISIASVIQKVQHRGKRVPVVMMTHEAVERDVRRALSEIDKLDSIEAKSALIRIIS, encoded by the coding sequence ATGAAAGAAGTAGGCGTTGGCATAATCGGATTGGGAGTAGTCGGCTCGGGTGTATACGAGACTTTGGTTCGCCATTCGGATGAGATCGCCCGCCGCACCGGCATAAAGCTGGTGATCAGGAAGGCGGCCGATCTCGATCAGTCATTGCGGCAGCGCCTCGGCATTCCCGACGGAATTTTCACCACGGACGCAGGCGAATTGATCAAGAACGATTCGGTCGATGTCGTGGTCGAACTGATCGGCGGGTATTCGCCCGCCGGCGATTTCATTATCGAGTCGCTGAACAGGAAAAAGCACGTGGTCACCGCCAACAAGGCGCTGCTCGCGAAGCAGGGCGCGGAACTGGTGGAATTGGCTGCGCGAAATGAAGTCGATCTCTGTTTCGAGGCAAGCGTCGCGGGCGGCATACCGATTCTGAAGGCGTTACGCGAGGGATTGGTCGCGAACAATATCGACTATATCTACGGAATCGTAAACGGCACCTGCAACTACATTCTCACGCGCATGACCTCTGAACAGATGGGGTTCGAGCGAGCCCTGAAAGAGGCGCAGAAGAAAGGCTTCGCTGAGGCGGATCCGACGCTCGACATCGAAGGCTACGATTCCGCCCACAAACTGGCCATTCTCGCTTCAATCGCCTTCAATTCACGGATCGACCTCGCCGACGTGCATGTCGAAGGAATAAGCGGGATAACTCTCGAAGATGTAGCACATGCCGAGGAGTTCGGATACGTCATCAAGCTTCTCGCGATCGCAAAATTGGCGGGTGAGCAGATCGAGGTGCGCGTACACCCGACACTCGTCCCGAAGGATTCGCTCCTTGCTTCGATACGCGACGAGTACAACGGATTGCTCGTTCACGGCGACGTAGTGGGCACCACGATGTACTATGGCAAAGGAGCGGGCAAGTTTCCCACCTCGAGCGCCATCATCAGCGATTTGGTCGATATCGGTAAGAATATGTCCTTCAAATCGCCGGTACGAACGCAGCCTTTCACGTACGCAAACAACCTGTCCGTGAAAAACATTGAAGATATCACCTCGCTTTACTATATCCGCTTTACCGCGCTCGATAATCCGGGAGTGCTCGGACAGGTATCGGGCGTGTTGGGCAAGCATGGCATCAGCATTGCTTCAGTGATCCAGAAGGTGCAGCATCGCGGCAAGCGCGTTCCCGTCGTCATGATGACGCACGAGGCGGTCGAACGCGACGTGCGGCGGGCTCTCTCGGAAATTGACAAACTCGACAGCATTGAGGCGAAGAGCGCGCTCATTCGCATTATCTCCTGA
- a CDS encoding lactate utilization protein, whose product MSSEHRRLPQPSPFRQESYSPGELSGECGKEWQSMKINTNEFVEVAQRELTNKRTRTLLDMISSVVDNLRDSAMSSFPDPSAALEYGRAIRAESLARLPELLDQFEKNAVAHGASVFWARTADEANQFVLDLARKRNIKYVTKGKSMVTEEIGLNDALAADGIDVFEADLGEFIAQLLKRPPFHIVGPAINVPVDEISALFLKKGLIERATQDPVELGAAARRYLRQKFQHLEMGITGVNMAVAETGAIINVENEGNIRFSKSSPKTQVSFMTIEKVVPTMRDAMHLLRLLCRNCTAQKISAYVSMDSGPKKPGEIDGPEELFIVILDNGRSAIYANENLREALRCIRCGACMYGCPIYMKIGGYPYGWAYSGPMGQVVNPLLLGLDRTQHLYRACTLCGKCKSICPGGIDHPKLFLLYRSMDVEGDVQLKGQSRPWLEQKAMNILSCGARRAWHWNAGVKGARPVVNLHARGNVISQMPLLGGWFRCRDLPAVGRKTFRERMKETGQY is encoded by the coding sequence ATGTCTTCTGAACATCGGCGGCTACCTCAGCCGTCGCCATTCAGACAGGAAAGCTATTCACCTGGCGAGCTTTCTGGCGAATGCGGTAAGGAATGGCAAAGTATGAAAATCAATACCAATGAATTCGTCGAGGTGGCGCAACGGGAGCTGACCAACAAGCGAACCAGAACGCTGCTCGATATGATCTCATCGGTCGTTGACAACCTGCGGGATTCCGCGATGTCTTCTTTCCCTGATCCCTCAGCCGCTCTCGAATACGGACGGGCGATCCGCGCAGAATCGCTTGCCCGCCTGCCGGAGCTCCTCGATCAATTCGAAAAGAACGCAGTCGCGCACGGAGCCAGCGTCTTCTGGGCGCGTACTGCAGACGAGGCCAACCAATTCGTGCTCGATCTCGCCCGCAAGCGAAACATCAAGTACGTCACCAAAGGCAAATCGATGGTGACCGAAGAGATTGGCCTGAATGACGCTCTCGCAGCCGATGGAATCGACGTTTTTGAGGCCGACCTGGGAGAATTCATCGCGCAACTGCTCAAACGACCTCCTTTTCATATCGTCGGGCCCGCCATAAATGTACCAGTAGACGAAATCTCCGCTTTGTTCCTGAAAAAGGGACTGATCGAACGCGCGACGCAAGACCCCGTCGAACTGGGCGCCGCCGCCAGGCGTTACCTCCGGCAAAAATTCCAGCATCTCGAGATGGGGATTACCGGCGTCAATATGGCCGTTGCCGAGACGGGCGCAATTATCAACGTCGAGAACGAGGGCAACATTCGATTTTCGAAGTCGTCTCCGAAAACGCAGGTGTCATTCATGACGATCGAGAAGGTCGTACCGACGATGCGCGATGCCATGCATCTGCTGCGGCTCCTTTGCCGCAACTGCACGGCACAGAAGATATCAGCCTACGTCAGCATGGACAGCGGTCCGAAAAAGCCCGGGGAGATCGATGGCCCGGAGGAGCTCTTCATCGTCATTCTCGATAATGGACGATCGGCCATCTACGCCAATGAGAACCTGCGGGAAGCGCTGCGCTGCATTCGTTGCGGAGCATGCATGTACGGGTGCCCGATCTATATGAAAATCGGCGGTTATCCCTACGGCTGGGCCTATTCGGGGCCGATGGGGCAGGTGGTCAATCCGCTGCTGCTCGGACTGGACAGGACGCAGCACCTGTACCGCGCCTGCACCCTGTGCGGGAAATGCAAGAGCATCTGCCCGGGCGGGATCGACCATCCGAAGCTGTTTCTGCTGTATCGCTCGATGGATGTCGAAGGAGATGTCCAATTGAAAGGACAGAGTCGGCCTTGGCTCGAACAAAAAGCCATGAATATTCTGTCATGCGGCGCGCGACGCGCATGGCATTGGAACGCCGGCGTAAAGGGGGCGCGGCCCGTCGTCAACCTGCATGCCCGCGGCAATGTCATCTCGCAAATGCCGCTTCTAGGTGGCTGGTTCAGGTGCCGCGATTTGCCCGCCGTCGGGCGCAAAACTTTCCGGGAACGAATGAAGGAAACCGGCCAATATTAG
- the lipA gene encoding lipoyl synthase — MPQPQRKFPPWIKKRLPAHPQADRTRDILARHRLNTVCRSAQCPNTGECFARGTATFMLLGNTCTRSCRFCAVEKGAPEPLDVSEPERVALAASEMKLSHVVVTSVTRDDLPDGGAAHFAAVIRELRARMPEATVEVLVPDFQGSRESVRVVVEAGPDVFNHNVETVWSLYPQVRPQADYRRSLRILKTAKELKPQMLVKSGLMVGLGERPEEVEEVMKDLLQHGCDILTIGQYLRPSPQHLPVVEFLEPSHFERYGEIARRMGFRAVASAPFVRSSYNAKAVQKEANSK, encoded by the coding sequence ATGCCGCAACCACAGAGAAAATTTCCGCCGTGGATAAAGAAACGGCTTCCGGCGCATCCTCAGGCCGATCGCACGAGGGACATCCTCGCGCGACATCGCTTGAATACGGTCTGCAGGAGCGCCCAATGCCCGAACACCGGCGAGTGTTTTGCGCGGGGCACAGCGACTTTTATGCTACTGGGGAATACGTGCACGCGCTCTTGCCGATTTTGCGCTGTCGAGAAGGGGGCTCCCGAGCCGCTGGATGTATCGGAGCCGGAGCGGGTTGCCCTTGCCGCGAGTGAGATGAAGCTTTCTCATGTGGTTGTAACTTCGGTGACACGTGACGACCTTCCAGATGGCGGCGCCGCCCACTTTGCTGCTGTCATCAGAGAGTTGCGCGCCAGGATGCCGGAAGCAACGGTTGAGGTGCTCGTCCCGGATTTTCAGGGAAGCAGGGAATCGGTGCGGGTTGTCGTTGAGGCCGGTCCCGACGTTTTCAACCACAACGTCGAGACGGTTTGGTCGCTCTACCCGCAGGTGCGGCCGCAGGCCGACTATCGCAGATCGCTGCGCATCCTGAAAACGGCAAAAGAATTGAAGCCGCAGATGCTGGTAAAATCCGGCCTGATGGTTGGCCTGGGCGAGAGGCCGGAAGAGGTAGAGGAGGTAATGAAGGACCTGTTACAGCACGGGTGCGACATTCTGACGATCGGGCAATATCTTCGTCCATCGCCACAGCATCTTCCGGTAGTAGAGTTTCTTGAGCCTTCGCATTTCGAGAGATATGGCGAGATAGCGAGGCGTATGGGCTTTCGGGCGGTCGCATCCGCGCCGTTCGTGCGAAGCTCGTATAACGCAAAAGCGGTTCAAAAGGAGGCAAATTCCAAATAG
- a CDS encoding aminotransferase class I/II-fold pyridoxal phosphate-dependent enzyme, with the protein MERIPPYMFARINQLKLDARHAGRDIIDLGMGNPDIPTPHHVIDKLCEVARDPKAHRYSASKGIAHLRRAIAHWYERRFGVYIDPETEAIAVIGSKEGICHLFLAILDEGDLVLVPSPSYPIHYFSVVIAGGHLHTVPLTAESNFLPDLSKVAHEVYPRPKILILSYPNNPTAQVVDLAFFEEVVEFAKREKILIIHDLAYSEICFDGYRAPSLLQAKGAKEVGIEFYSLSKTYNMAGWRVGFAVGNRHVIAALAKLKSYYDYGIFTPIQVASIAALEGDQSCIEETVSTYSRRRDILVNGLNGMGWNVPRPRATMYVWAPLPDRFRTLGSMKFSELLLEQAQVATSPGVGFGAAGEGYLRLALVENERRIRQALRGIKRMMEMNGEKPDVSPAKRERKN; encoded by the coding sequence ATGGAGCGGATTCCTCCGTACATGTTTGCACGGATTAATCAGTTAAAACTCGATGCCCGCCACGCCGGCAGGGACATTATCGATCTGGGGATGGGGAATCCCGATATTCCGACCCCGCATCATGTGATCGATAAACTGTGCGAGGTTGCCCGCGATCCCAAGGCACACCGATATTCGGCCTCGAAGGGAATCGCGCATTTGCGCCGGGCGATTGCACATTGGTATGAGCGGCGGTTTGGAGTCTATATCGATCCTGAAACAGAGGCGATCGCCGTTATCGGGTCCAAAGAAGGCATCTGTCATCTTTTTCTTGCGATTCTTGATGAAGGCGATCTTGTGCTGGTTCCGAGTCCGAGTTATCCGATTCATTATTTCAGCGTCGTGATAGCGGGCGGGCATCTGCATACTGTTCCGCTCACCGCGGAAAGCAATTTTTTGCCCGATCTCTCAAAGGTTGCGCACGAGGTCTATCCTCGGCCCAAGATTCTGATTTTGAGTTATCCGAATAATCCCACGGCACAAGTAGTGGACCTTGCATTTTTCGAGGAGGTCGTCGAGTTCGCGAAGAGGGAAAAAATACTGATTATCCACGACTTGGCATACAGTGAAATCTGCTTCGACGGCTACAGGGCCCCGAGTCTCCTTCAGGCAAAGGGGGCAAAAGAGGTGGGCATCGAATTTTATTCGCTCTCCAAGACGTACAACATGGCTGGATGGAGAGTAGGGTTCGCGGTTGGAAACAGACATGTCATAGCCGCGCTTGCAAAACTCAAGAGTTATTACGACTACGGCATTTTCACGCCGATTCAGGTGGCCTCCATCGCTGCGCTTGAAGGGGACCAGTCGTGCATCGAGGAAACGGTTTCCACCTACAGCCGGCGCCGCGATATCCTGGTCAACGGCTTGAACGGGATGGGCTGGAATGTGCCGCGCCCGAGGGCCACGATGTATGTATGGGCTCCGCTTCCGGACCGTTTCCGGACCCTTGGTTCCATGAAGTTTTCCGAGCTTCTGCTTGAACAGGCCCAGGTGGCGACCTCGCCCGGCGTTGGATTCGGAGCGGCCGGTGAAGGCTACCTGAGACTTGCGCTCGTGGAGAATGAGCGGCGCATCAGGCAGGCTTTGCGGGGAATCAAGAGGATGATGGAGATGAATGGGGAGAAACCGGACGTTTCTCCGGCGAAAAGGGAAAGGAAGAACTGA